From one Magnetofaba australis IT-1 genomic stretch:
- a CDS encoding NAD-dependent epimerase/dehydratase family protein — protein MVELAGKRVLVSGANGFIGRTLCAQLQARGVTVRALLRQPAEGPWDEDALADFDQPEATLIPQLQIACADVAAIFHLAGKAHALDERSQDPEIYDRLNAHSTRLLMAAGADCGVQRLALFSSIKAMGEGGPAALNESAPCDPQTAYGRSKLLAESFALDPAEKVDGVALRLSMVYGGESKGNMARMADAVRRNRFPPLPKVDNARAMIHVADVCAAAILAVEQAPPRSLYILTDGQQYATWRIQDAMVAALGRPALGWRVPYGLLRAIALAGDLLGALLRRRAPLDSDALDKLLGSANYDSGKIRRELGFVPQHTLYSALPELFGEEAGV, from the coding sequence ATGGTTGAACTGGCGGGCAAACGGGTGCTGGTGAGCGGCGCCAATGGCTTTATTGGCCGCACGCTGTGCGCGCAACTGCAGGCGCGGGGCGTCACCGTGCGCGCGCTGTTGCGACAACCTGCCGAAGGTCCGTGGGATGAGGACGCGTTGGCGGACTTTGACCAGCCCGAAGCCACATTAATCCCGCAATTACAGATTGCCTGCGCCGATGTGGCGGCGATCTTCCATCTGGCGGGTAAGGCCCATGCGTTGGATGAGCGCAGCCAGGACCCCGAGATCTATGACCGTCTCAATGCCCACTCCACCCGTTTGCTGATGGCGGCGGGGGCCGACTGCGGGGTGCAGCGACTGGCGCTCTTCTCCAGCATCAAGGCCATGGGCGAGGGCGGCCCGGCGGCGCTGAACGAGTCCGCGCCGTGCGATCCGCAAACCGCCTATGGCCGCTCCAAACTGCTGGCCGAATCGTTTGCTCTGGACCCTGCCGAGAAAGTGGATGGGGTCGCGTTGCGTCTGTCCATGGTCTATGGGGGGGAGTCCAAAGGCAATATGGCGCGCATGGCCGATGCGGTGCGGCGCAATCGTTTTCCTCCCTTACCCAAAGTGGACAATGCGCGCGCCATGATCCACGTCGCCGATGTGTGCGCCGCCGCCATCCTGGCCGTGGAGCAGGCCCCGCCGCGCAGCCTCTACATCCTCACCGATGGTCAGCAGTACGCCACCTGGCGCATTCAGGACGCTATGGTCGCGGCGCTGGGGCGTCCCGCTCTTGGCTGGCGTGTCCCCTATGGATTGCTGCGCGCCATCGCGCTGGCGGGGGACTTGTTGGGCGCGCTGTTGCGACGCCGCGCGCCATTGGACTCCGATGCGCTGGATAAACTGCTCGGCTCCGCCAACTACGATAGCGGCAAGATCCGTCGGGAGTTGGGCTTTGTCCCGCAACACACGCTCTATTCGGCGCTGCCGGAGCTGTTTGGCGAGGAGGCGGGCGTATGA
- a CDS encoding MraY family glycosyltransferase, which translates to MILAVILALLSLYAAYSLADRLTDPNSKWHVLDHPNDRSLHQNPTPRSGGLGILAALLIAWPLWFWLQTPPEGAWAVAIGLALAAGISWLDDLHTLSSAVRFPVHLAASGLVVFAGGFYFPVLQIPGVGDVALGAFAPIFALLTIGWMLNLYNFMDGMDGFAGGMGAWGFGFLALFGWHQGHLFFAGSALIIAAANLGFLRVNFPPAKIFMGDVGSVPMGFLAGCFMLWGARDGVFPFWIGIVIFSPFILDATITLARRLLDGQKVWQAHRAHFYQQLVRMGWSHKRTVLAEYLLMAGVGGVAFLLHLSDNEGLRAAGWMALCGLYIVLMIAIHVAGRRRGVSWRG; encoded by the coding sequence ATGATCCTCGCTGTGATATTGGCGCTGCTGTCGCTGTATGCCGCCTACTCATTGGCTGACCGGCTGACCGATCCCAACTCCAAATGGCATGTGCTGGATCACCCCAACGATCGCTCCCTGCATCAAAATCCCACTCCGCGCAGCGGCGGGTTGGGGATTCTGGCGGCGCTGCTCATCGCCTGGCCGTTGTGGTTCTGGCTGCAGACGCCCCCCGAGGGGGCCTGGGCTGTGGCCATCGGGTTGGCGCTGGCGGCGGGCATCTCCTGGTTGGATGATCTGCATACCTTGAGTTCGGCGGTGCGCTTTCCGGTGCATCTGGCGGCTTCCGGGCTGGTGGTGTTCGCGGGCGGGTTTTACTTTCCGGTGCTGCAGATCCCCGGCGTGGGTGATGTGGCGTTGGGCGCGTTTGCGCCGATCTTCGCTCTGCTCACCATTGGTTGGATGCTCAATCTGTATAATTTCATGGATGGCATGGATGGCTTTGCCGGCGGCATGGGGGCGTGGGGCTTTGGCTTTCTGGCGCTGTTTGGCTGGCATCAGGGACACCTGTTTTTTGCCGGTAGCGCGTTGATTATCGCTGCCGCCAATCTCGGGTTTCTGCGGGTGAACTTTCCCCCAGCCAAGATCTTTATGGGCGATGTGGGCTCCGTGCCCATGGGCTTTCTAGCCGGATGCTTCATGCTGTGGGGCGCCCGTGACGGCGTATTCCCATTCTGGATTGGTATTGTGATCTTCTCGCCGTTCATCCTCGACGCCACCATTACCCTGGCGCGTCGCTTGTTGGATGGGCAGAAGGTGTGGCAAGCGCACCGCGCGCACTTCTATCAACAGTTGGTGCGCATGGGCTGGAGCCACAAACGCACGGTGTTGGCGGAGTATCTGCTCATGGCCGGTGTGGGAGGGGTGGCGTTTTTATTGCATTTGTCGGACAATGAAGGGCTACGCGCCGCCGGTTGGATGGCGCTGTGTGGGCTCTATATCGTCCTGATGATCGCTATACATGTCGCCGGCCGTCGTCGCGGCGTCAGTTGGCGGGGGTAA
- a CDS encoding DDE-type integrase/transposase/recombinase: MMLDAGVVAVSPSSVLRVLRTAGLMRRWSPSPSQKGTGFKQPSEPHKHWHVDISYLNIQGTFYYLCSVLDGCSRFILHWEIRESMKEDEVEVVLLRAQEAYPEAKPRLISDNGPQFVANDFKAFIRESGMTHVRTSPYYPQSNGKLERFHGSLKRECIRPQTPLSLEDAQRVVGKYVEHYNTRRLHSAIDYVTPQDRLEGRHVQILAERDEKLEAARERRRTTHQKQSFQPSQKMAEKANS; this comes from the coding sequence ATGATGCTGGATGCAGGCGTGGTGGCGGTCAGCCCCTCTTCAGTGCTGCGTGTGCTCAGAACTGCCGGGCTGATGCGTCGTTGGAGCCCATCGCCCTCGCAGAAGGGCACAGGGTTCAAACAGCCTTCGGAGCCGCATAAACACTGGCATGTGGACATCTCCTATCTGAATATCCAGGGGACGTTCTACTATCTGTGCAGTGTCCTGGATGGATGTAGCAGGTTTATCCTCCACTGGGAGATTCGTGAGTCGATGAAGGAAGATGAGGTTGAAGTGGTCCTGCTCCGAGCTCAGGAGGCCTATCCGGAAGCTAAGCCGCGGCTGATCTCAGACAATGGGCCGCAGTTCGTTGCCAACGATTTTAAGGCGTTCATCCGGGAATCCGGCATGACGCATGTGAGGACTTCGCCTTACTATCCGCAGAGCAACGGAAAACTGGAGCGTTTTCACGGTAGTTTGAAGCGTGAGTGCATTCGGCCTCAGACGCCATTATCGCTGGAAGATGCCCAACGGGTTGTGGGAAAGTACGTCGAGCATTACAACACCCGGCGGCTCCATAGCGCCATCGACTACGTCACCCCACAGGATCGCCTGGAAGGGCGGCATGTGCAGATCCTGGCCGAACGAGATGAAAAGCTTGAGGCGGCCAGAGAACGGCGTCGGACGACGCACCAAAAGCAGTCTTTTCAGCCATCCCAAAAAATGGCTGAAAAGGCGAACAGCTAA
- a CDS encoding transposase codes for MERKKRRFTAEQKVGYVRRHLVEKVVLSDLCDEAGIQPSQYYRWQKALFENGEAALSDKRGQKACDRQIAELEAKLATKNEVMSELLEAHVALKKSLGVS; via the coding sequence ATGGAACGGAAGAAGCGGAGATTTACGGCTGAGCAGAAGGTAGGCTATGTGCGCCGTCACCTGGTCGAGAAGGTGGTTCTCTCGGATCTGTGCGACGAGGCGGGCATTCAGCCCAGCCAGTACTATCGCTGGCAAAAGGCTTTGTTTGAGAACGGCGAAGCGGCCTTGTCTGACAAACGCGGCCAAAAGGCTTGTGACCGACAGATTGCCGAACTAGAAGCGAAGTTGGCAACCAAAAATGAAGTTATGTCTGAGCTTCTTGAGGCGCATGTTGCGCTAAAAAAAAGTCTTGGGGTGAGCTGA
- a CDS encoding transposase, with product MERKKRRFTAEQKVGYVRRHLVEKVVLSDLCDEAGIQPSQYYRWQKALFENGEAALSDKRGQKACDRQIAELEAKLATKNEVMSELLEAHVALKKVLG from the coding sequence ATGGAACGGAAGAAGCGGAGATTTACGGCTGAGCAGAAGGTAGGCTATGTGCGCCGTCACCTGGTCGAGAAGGTGGTTCTCTCGGATCTGTGCGACGAGGCGGGCATTCAGCCCAGCCAGTACTATCGCTGGCAAAAGGCTTTGTTTGAGAACGGCGAAGCGGCCTTGTCTGACAAACGCGGCCAAAAGGCTTGTGACCGACAGATTGCCGAACTAGAAGCGAAGTTGGCAACCAAAAATGAAGTTATGTCCGAGCTTCTTGAGGCGCATGTTGCGCTAAAAAAAGTCTTGGGGTGA
- a CDS encoding polysaccharide biosynthesis protein, with the protein MSRKFYLTSQRLSRRTKQVMLFLMDLLFIPLSLWFSFSLAFAGWGPGMLWEARWIIVISLLFSVPIFVHFGLYRSVTRYLGYQAVYAVLKSVSAASLVTICVSWSVNELIQPRVWIVYWLMLLVLIGGSRMGARYLLRASEGSGKRIPVAIYGAGTAGAQLATALQHSTQYIPLVFIDDKPELQDHEMLGVRIHPFRDLDDLIERLGIQRIFLATPSASRAQRQEILSRLEHKHVEVQVMPDLMALASGRKRVDELTHVPIEDLLGRDPVPPKQALLDRCIKGKSVLVTGAGGSIGSELCRQILTLGPTRLVLFERSEYALYAIERELRAQLEKLEGEKPELMPILGSVDHRTRMQSVISTFGVQTIYHAAAYKHVPIVEANPIEGVMNNIFGTLYAAEAALAEGVETFVLVSTDKAVRPTNVMGATKRFAELILQALALSNPPTRFTMVRFGNVLASSGSVVPVFQEQIRRGGPVTVTDPDVVRYFMTIPEAAQLVIQAGSLGNGGDVFVLDMGKPVKILDLARRMIHFSGLTVRDDAHPMGDIEIAITGLRDGEKLYEELLIGDNIQRTEHKRIFRAQEQALEWPRMRELIHRFGEASHEFNYMEIRQILLESVEGYQPTGGIRDWVWIRRSDKHADLSQTELDQREQSAATPTTTSAT; encoded by the coding sequence ATGTCCAGAAAGTTCTATCTGACATCCCAGCGACTGTCGCGTCGCACCAAACAGGTCATGCTGTTCCTCATGGACCTGTTGTTCATTCCGCTGTCGCTGTGGTTCAGCTTCTCCCTGGCGTTTGCCGGTTGGGGACCGGGGATGCTGTGGGAGGCGCGCTGGATTATCGTCATCAGCCTGCTGTTCTCGGTGCCCATCTTCGTGCACTTCGGCCTCTACCGCTCAGTGACGCGCTATCTGGGCTATCAGGCGGTCTATGCGGTGCTCAAGTCGGTCTCCGCCGCCTCCCTGGTGACCATCTGCGTCTCCTGGAGCGTCAACGAACTGATTCAGCCGCGGGTGTGGATCGTCTATTGGTTGATGCTGCTGGTGCTCATCGGCGGCAGCCGCATGGGCGCGCGCTATCTGCTGCGCGCCAGCGAAGGCAGCGGCAAGCGTATTCCCGTGGCCATCTATGGGGCAGGCACAGCTGGCGCGCAGCTGGCCACCGCGCTGCAGCACTCCACCCAATACATTCCCCTTGTCTTCATCGATGACAAACCCGAGCTGCAAGATCACGAGATGCTCGGCGTGCGCATCCATCCGTTCCGCGATCTGGATGATCTGATCGAGCGGCTCGGCATTCAGCGCATCTTCCTGGCCACCCCCTCGGCCAGCCGCGCGCAGCGCCAGGAGATTCTCTCGCGTCTGGAACACAAGCACGTGGAAGTGCAGGTGATGCCGGACCTGATGGCGCTGGCCAGCGGACGCAAACGGGTGGACGAACTCACCCACGTGCCCATTGAGGATCTGCTTGGGCGCGACCCGGTGCCGCCCAAACAGGCGCTGCTGGATCGCTGCATCAAAGGCAAATCGGTACTGGTGACCGGCGCCGGGGGCTCCATCGGTTCGGAGCTGTGTCGTCAGATTCTCACCCTGGGCCCCACCCGGTTGGTGCTGTTTGAACGCTCCGAATACGCCCTCTACGCCATTGAGCGCGAGCTGCGCGCGCAGCTGGAAAAACTGGAGGGCGAAAAGCCTGAATTGATGCCGATTCTGGGCTCGGTGGATCACCGTACCCGTATGCAGTCGGTGATCAGCACCTTCGGCGTGCAGACCATCTACCACGCCGCCGCCTACAAGCATGTGCCCATTGTGGAAGCCAACCCCATCGAAGGGGTGATGAACAATATTTTCGGCACCCTCTACGCCGCCGAAGCCGCTCTGGCCGAAGGGGTGGAGACCTTTGTGCTGGTCTCCACCGACAAAGCGGTGCGCCCCACCAATGTGATGGGCGCCACCAAGCGTTTTGCCGAGTTGATTCTGCAGGCGCTGGCGCTCTCCAATCCGCCCACGCGTTTTACCATGGTGCGCTTTGGCAATGTGCTGGCATCCAGCGGTTCGGTGGTGCCGGTATTCCAGGAACAGATTCGCCGCGGCGGGCCGGTGACGGTGACCGATCCCGACGTGGTGCGCTACTTCATGACCATCCCCGAGGCCGCGCAGTTGGTGATTCAGGCGGGCTCGCTGGGCAACGGCGGCGATGTGTTTGTGTTGGATATGGGTAAGCCGGTGAAGATTCTCGACCTGGCGCGGCGCATGATCCACTTCTCCGGTTTGACTGTGCGCGATGACGCGCACCCCATGGGGGATATCGAAATCGCCATTACCGGTTTGCGCGATGGCGAAAAGCTTTATGAAGAGCTGCTCATTGGCGATAACATCCAGCGGACGGAGCACAAGCGCATTTTTCGCGCTCAGGAACAGGCCTTGGAGTGGCCGCGCATGCGCGAATTGATTCACCGTTTTGGAGAGGCGTCGCACGAATTCAACTATATGGAAATCAGACAGATTCTTCTCGAATCCGTAGAAGGATACCAACCCACTGGCGGGATTCGGGATTGGGTTTGGATTCGCCGCTCGGATAAACATGCGGATTTGAGTCAAACCGAACTGGATCAGCGTGAACAGAGCGCCGCCACGCCAACGACAACGTCCGCTACGTAA
- a CDS encoding sigma-54-dependent Fis family transcriptional regulator, which produces MMSETGGVKGRLESLRTQLGAVQKAWTERDHESLMRYYVRILPILLRAERCSIFFAAQEPDRIWLKYGTGVKDKRIEPPLEGSVVGECIATGNILIRTGMETQAGYHQVADQQTQFTTRDTLCAPIVSLLGRGVIGAVQMLNSTTDGGFSQEDVAFLQETARYLAFAVESSQLGDEMLALSSQVSDDMELFRMTRFEGSQLVSQSQAMRDVINLAHKVSATPVNVTLSGESGTGKEVIAQLIHRNSVQRSGPFVPVNCSAIPENLMESEFFGHERGAFTGAISSRMGRFEEAEGGTLFLDEVADMPLLIQPKFLRALQESEGRRVGGNRTFAYDFRLISASCRSLTEAVGEGRFREDLYYRLFSVEIAIPPLRQRRDDIAPLAQLFLERTCARFGKAIPGYSAPTLDRMENYDWPGNVRQLMHEVERMVALTDEGTRIELSSASPALRQDLPMEFGAAPSNAGTAISLEGETLADARERAEREAIVRALERTDGNKAQAARDLGVTRQSLHNKLRQYGMNG; this is translated from the coding sequence ATGATGAGTGAAACCGGTGGCGTGAAAGGGCGTTTGGAATCATTGCGCACCCAGTTGGGCGCGGTGCAGAAAGCGTGGACGGAGCGCGACCATGAATCCTTGATGCGATACTATGTGCGCATACTCCCTATATTATTGCGCGCAGAGCGCTGCAGTATCTTTTTCGCCGCGCAAGAGCCTGACCGCATTTGGCTCAAGTACGGTACTGGCGTCAAAGACAAACGCATAGAGCCGCCGCTTGAAGGCAGTGTTGTCGGCGAATGCATTGCAACGGGCAATATATTAATACGCACAGGCATGGAGACACAGGCCGGTTACCATCAGGTTGCCGACCAGCAAACGCAGTTTACCACCCGCGACACGCTGTGCGCGCCCATTGTCAGTCTATTGGGACGCGGCGTCATCGGCGCGGTGCAGATGCTTAACAGCACCACGGACGGCGGTTTTTCGCAAGAGGATGTGGCGTTTCTTCAGGAGACGGCGCGCTACCTGGCGTTTGCGGTGGAGTCGTCGCAGTTGGGTGATGAGATGTTGGCGCTCTCCAGTCAGGTGAGCGATGACATGGAGCTGTTCCGCATGACCCGCTTTGAGGGCTCGCAGTTGGTGAGCCAGAGTCAGGCGATGCGGGATGTGATCAATCTGGCGCATAAGGTGAGCGCAACGCCGGTGAATGTGACGTTGAGCGGCGAGTCCGGCACCGGCAAGGAGGTGATCGCACAGTTGATCCATCGCAACAGCGTTCAACGCAGCGGACCGTTTGTGCCGGTGAACTGCTCGGCGATCCCGGAAAATTTGATGGAGAGCGAGTTCTTCGGCCATGAGCGCGGCGCCTTTACCGGCGCCATCTCCAGCCGGATGGGTCGGTTTGAGGAGGCCGAGGGGGGCACGCTGTTTCTGGATGAAGTGGCGGACATGCCGCTGTTGATTCAGCCCAAGTTCTTGCGCGCGCTACAGGAGAGCGAAGGACGGCGGGTGGGCGGTAATCGCACCTTTGCCTATGATTTTCGCCTCATCAGCGCTTCGTGCCGGTCGTTGACCGAGGCGGTGGGCGAGGGGCGGTTTCGCGAAGATCTCTACTATCGACTCTTTTCGGTGGAGATCGCGATTCCGCCGTTGCGCCAACGTCGCGACGACATCGCACCGTTGGCGCAGCTGTTCCTGGAGCGCACCTGCGCTCGCTTTGGCAAAGCGATTCCCGGCTATTCTGCGCCCACCCTCGACCGCATGGAGAACTACGATTGGCCCGGCAACGTGCGCCAATTGATGCACGAAGTGGAGCGCATGGTGGCGCTGACTGACGAAGGAACGCGCATTGAGCTCAGCAGTGCTTCCCCGGCTCTGCGCCAGGATCTGCCGATGGAGTTTGGCGCGGCGCCCAGCAATGCGGGCACTGCGATTTCTCTTGAGGGTGAGACGCTGGCCGATGCGCGGGAGCGCGCTGAGCGGGAGGCGATTGTGCGCGCATTGGAGCGCACCGACGGCAACAAGGCGCAGGCGGCGCGGGATTTGGGCGTGACGCGGCAGTCGTTGCATAACAAACTGCGTCAATATGGCATGAACGGTTAA
- a CDS encoding IS3 family transposase, with protein sequence MEPDIRDSVVNFVAFWSDKSEIDTSRIINWIGVQRGKFYSWRKRYGMVNDHNGRIPRDFWLDDWEREAIVAFFHEHPSEGYRRLTYMMLDAGVVAVSPSSVLRVLRTAGLMRRWSPSPSQKGTGFKQPSEPHKHWHVDISYLNIQGTFYYLCSVLDGCSRFICFGSVGK encoded by the coding sequence GTGGAGCCGGACATACGGGATTCGGTGGTGAATTTCGTGGCGTTTTGGTCAGACAAGAGCGAAATCGACACGAGCCGAATTATCAACTGGATAGGCGTGCAAAGGGGCAAGTTCTATTCATGGCGCAAGCGCTATGGAATGGTTAATGACCACAATGGCCGTATTCCCCGAGATTTTTGGCTGGACGATTGGGAAAGGGAAGCGATTGTCGCCTTTTTCCATGAACATCCGTCAGAGGGCTATCGGCGCCTGACCTACATGATGCTGGATGCAGGCGTGGTGGCGGTCAGCCCCTCTTCAGTGCTGCGTGTGCTCAGAACTGCCGGGCTGATGCGTCGTTGGAGCCCATCGCCCTCGCAGAAGGGCACAGGGTTCAAACAGCCTTCGGAGCCGCATAAACACTGGCATGTGGACATCTCCTATCTGAATATCCAGGGGACGTTCTACTATCTGTGCAGTGTCCTGGATGGATGTAGCAGGTTTATCTGTTTCGGTTCAGTTGGAAAATGA
- the nhaA gene encoding Na+/H+ antiporter NhaA, whose product MPLHGLNRFVRQFLQAESAGGVLLMIAGALAMLCANTSLLADEYHWFLNLPMVWSVGALTIAKPMVLWINDGFMSIFFLLVGLELKREILEGRLSNRPQVLLPGVAALGGMLVPAVIYTILNWNDAASLRAWATPTATDIAFALGVLALLGPRVPTSLKVFLLALAIMDDLGAILIIAIYYTDDLTVTALYGALGCLSLLVLLNRMSVTRIAPYAILGGVLWIFVLKSGVHATLAGVAVALTIPLHPRNDEGKSPLKALEHDLHPLVAFGILPLFAFANAGVNLQSMDLAMLWDPAPLGVIVGLFIGKQLGVFGFSWLAIRLGWAQLPRGATWMTLYGVALITGVGFTMSLFISGLAFEQIGAGDLNSMRLAILIGSLLSALSGYAMLRWALRRGGPADVEMEALQRAIMQRPSAYDPNWRWKIERED is encoded by the coding sequence GTGCCCCTGCATGGTTTGAATCGTTTTGTGCGTCAATTTCTACAAGCGGAGAGCGCCGGCGGCGTTCTGCTGATGATCGCCGGCGCGCTGGCGATGCTCTGCGCCAACACCTCCTTGCTGGCCGATGAGTATCACTGGTTTCTCAATCTGCCCATGGTGTGGAGCGTCGGCGCGCTGACCATCGCCAAACCCATGGTGTTGTGGATCAACGACGGCTTCATGTCGATCTTCTTCCTGCTGGTGGGGTTGGAGCTGAAGCGGGAGATCCTGGAGGGGCGTCTCTCCAACCGCCCCCAAGTGCTGCTGCCCGGGGTGGCGGCGTTGGGCGGCATGTTGGTTCCCGCTGTGATTTACACCATCCTCAACTGGAACGACGCCGCCTCCTTGCGCGCCTGGGCCACCCCCACCGCCACCGATATCGCCTTTGCTCTGGGCGTGCTGGCGCTGCTGGGGCCGCGCGTGCCCACCTCGCTCAAAGTGTTCCTGCTGGCGTTGGCGATTATGGACGATCTGGGCGCCATTCTCATCATTGCGATCTACTACACCGATGATCTGACCGTCACCGCTCTGTATGGCGCGTTGGGATGTCTGTCGCTGCTGGTGCTGCTCAACCGCATGAGCGTTACGCGCATTGCCCCCTATGCGATTCTGGGCGGCGTATTGTGGATCTTCGTACTCAAATCCGGCGTGCACGCCACCTTGGCCGGGGTGGCGGTGGCGCTGACCATTCCCCTGCATCCGCGCAATGACGAAGGCAAATCACCGCTGAAAGCGCTGGAGCATGATCTGCATCCATTGGTGGCGTTCGGCATCCTGCCGCTGTTCGCCTTCGCCAACGCGGGGGTCAATCTCCAATCGATGGATTTGGCCATGTTGTGGGATCCGGCGCCGCTGGGGGTGATTGTGGGGCTGTTCATCGGCAAGCAGTTGGGGGTGTTTGGTTTCAGTTGGCTCGCCATTCGGTTGGGGTGGGCGCAACTGCCGCGCGGGGCGACCTGGATGACCCTCTATGGCGTGGCGTTGATCACCGGAGTGGGCTTTACCATGAGTCTGTTTATCAGCGGCTTGGCGTTTGAACAGATCGGCGCGGGGGATTTGAATTCCATGCGCTTGGCGATTTTGATCGGCTCGCTACTCTCGGCGTTAAGCGGATACGCGATGTTGCGTTGGGCGCTGCGGCGCGGCGGTCCGGCGGATGTGGAGATGGAGGCGTTACAGCGGGCGATTATGCAGCGCCCGTCGGCGTATGACCCCAACTGGAGATGGAAAATTGAGCGCGAAGATTGA
- a CDS encoding adenylate kinase has translation MKRVAVFGKPGSGKSTLSRALSVATGLPLHAVDSLFYQADGDVVDRPIFDAAHDKIVASDHWILDGFGPMDAFHKRLEAADTLIYIDLPYAMSYWFVTKRLLKGVMIKPQGWPDGASVLKGSLQSYRVLKMCPKFWNQDFMARLKTLADYKTLYVIRCGAELNGFVDSYCRPDDG, from the coding sequence GTGAAGAGGGTTGCTGTTTTTGGTAAACCGGGAAGTGGAAAATCAACGCTGAGTCGAGCGTTATCCGTGGCGACGGGACTGCCACTGCATGCCGTGGATTCGTTGTTCTACCAGGCTGATGGCGATGTGGTCGACAGGCCCATTTTCGACGCCGCCCATGACAAGATTGTCGCTTCTGATCACTGGATCCTGGATGGCTTTGGACCTATGGATGCATTCCATAAGCGATTGGAGGCGGCCGATACGCTGATCTATATCGACCTGCCTTATGCAATGAGCTATTGGTTCGTCACCAAGCGCTTGCTCAAGGGCGTGATGATCAAGCCGCAAGGGTGGCCCGATGGCGCCTCTGTGCTGAAGGGGAGTTTGCAGAGTTATCGAGTGTTAAAGATGTGTCCCAAATTCTGGAATCAGGATTTTATGGCGCGACTCAAGACGCTCGCGGACTATAAGACGTTGTATGTTATCCGTTGCGGCGCAGAGCTGAATGGATTCGTCGATTCGTATTGCAGGCCAGATGACGGCTAG
- a CDS encoding UDP-glucuronic acid decarboxylase family protein, with protein sequence MHLRKQILITGGAGFLGSHLCDRLLADGHEVICVDNFFTGARDNIAHLRDNPRFELVRHDITWPLYMEVDEVYNLACPASPIHYQHDPVQTTKTSVHGAINMLGMAKRLGAKIFQASTSEVYGDPAMHPQEESYWGNVNPIGPRSCYDEGKRCAETLFFDYNRQHNVQIKVARIFNTYGPRMHPNDGRVVSNFIVQALRGDDITIYGEGQQTRSFCYVDDLIEGFVRLMDSPDEVTGPINLGNPGEFTIRQLAEQVIEMTGSGSKLAFKPLPQDDPKQRRPDITRAKEQLGWEPKEPLSEGLKKTIAYFDEKMRSGEI encoded by the coding sequence CTGCACTTGCGCAAACAGATCCTGATCACCGGCGGCGCCGGATTTCTCGGCTCACACCTGTGTGATCGGCTGCTGGCCGATGGCCACGAAGTGATCTGCGTGGATAACTTTTTCACCGGCGCCCGCGACAATATTGCACACCTGCGCGACAATCCGCGCTTTGAGTTGGTGCGCCACGACATCACCTGGCCGCTGTATATGGAGGTGGATGAGGTCTACAACCTCGCCTGCCCCGCATCGCCCATTCATTACCAGCACGATCCGGTGCAGACCACCAAGACCAGCGTGCACGGCGCCATCAATATGCTGGGCATGGCCAAACGCCTGGGCGCGAAGATCTTCCAAGCCTCCACCAGCGAAGTCTATGGCGACCCAGCCATGCATCCGCAGGAGGAGAGCTACTGGGGCAATGTGAACCCCATCGGACCGCGCTCCTGCTACGACGAGGGCAAGCGCTGCGCCGAGACGCTGTTCTTTGACTATAATCGCCAGCACAATGTGCAGATCAAAGTGGCGCGCATCTTCAACACCTACGGCCCGCGCATGCATCCCAACGATGGCCGTGTGGTTTCCAATTTCATCGTGCAAGCCCTGCGTGGCGACGACATCACCATCTACGGCGAAGGCCAGCAAACCCGCTCGTTCTGCTACGTGGATGATCTGATTGAAGGCTTTGTGCGCCTGATGGACTCCCCGGATGAGGTCACCGGTCCCATCAACCTGGGCAACCCCGGCGAATTCACCATCCGCCAACTGGCTGAACAGGTGATTGAGATGACCGGATCGGGCTCCAAGCTGGCGTTCAAGCCGCTTCCTCAGGACGACCCCAAACAGCGTCGCCCCGACATCACCCGCGCCAAGGAGCAGTTGGGTTGGGAACCCAAGGAGCCGCTGTCCGAGGGTCTGAAAAAGACCATCGCCTACTTCGATGAAAAGATGCGCAGCGGCGAGATCTGA